TGGGTTGAGAAATGGAGTCCCTATGGTATAAAATAGAGTTACCATTTTGTCAATGGGGAAAGTGGTTGGGGGGcgtgtatatatgaatatacatggAACAAAGAATAAGACTACTCCAATGATGTGAGAAGTGCAAGTAGAGAGagcttttttcctcccctctgcaCTGTGGTTTCGCAATGAATGCAAGATGACAATGTATGAGATCATCAGAATCACAAAACTGCTTGTGCAAATTGCCCCCCTGTTAGTCGCCCACTCTAGGTTGATCAGATAGGTATCCATGCAAGCAAGCTTCAGCAAGGGCTGCAAATCACAGCAGTAATGATCAATCATATTGGGTCCACAGAAAGGCAATTTCAAGGCCAGGATAACCTTGGTAATAGAATGGATAAAACATCCCATCCATGCAAGAGAAATCAAGATGATGCACACCTGCCGTCTCATGATGGTTGGGTACTGTAAGGGCTTACAGTTGGCCACATAGCGATCAATGGCCATGAGGATGAGCACAAAGACCTCCATGGTGCCAAAGAAATGTAGGGCAAAGACTTGAGTCATGCACTCATTGTAAGAAATGGTTTTTTTTGCAGAGAGTGAATCCACAATTAGTCTGGGGGCTGTGGATGTTGAGAAGCAGGAATCAGCAAGAgacaaataaaataggaaatagtaCATGGGG
This is a stretch of genomic DNA from Ailuropoda melanoleuca isolate Jingjing unplaced genomic scaffold, ASM200744v2 unplaced-scaffold21616, whole genome shotgun sequence. It encodes these proteins:
- the LOC117798004 gene encoding olfactory receptor 4C11-like; translated protein: FFIFYVGTVVGNLLIIVTIKSSRTLGSPMYYFLFYLSLADSCFSTSTAPRLIVDSLSAKKTISYNECMTQVFALHFFGTMEVFVLILMAIDRYVANCKPLQYPTIMRRQVCIILISLAWMGCFIHSITKVILALKLPFCGPNMIDHYCCDLQPLLKLACMDTYLINLEWATNRGAICTSSFVILMISYIVILHSLRNHSAEGRKKALSTCTSHIIGVVLFFVPCIFIYTRPPTTFPIDKMVTLFYTIGTPFLNPFIYTLRNAEVKNAMRKLWRIKIASESKR